A portion of the Chondrinema litorale genome contains these proteins:
- a CDS encoding NUDIX domain-containing protein produces MSAENPWKTLKVKKVYQNPWISLSEAEVINPNGGRGIYGKVKFNSKALAIIPIDEHQNTWLVGQYRYTLNEYSWEIPMGGGKLNHDLLDSAKRELKEETGLIAAKWEQIMRIHTSNSVTDEEGFVYLAQSLTQSNTENDPTEKLEILKLPFSQAIDMVMEGKITDAISIAGLLKAGKILGI; encoded by the coding sequence AAGTAAAAAAAGTTTATCAAAACCCCTGGATAAGCCTCTCAGAAGCAGAAGTAATCAATCCTAATGGAGGAAGAGGTATATATGGCAAAGTAAAATTTAATAGTAAAGCATTAGCCATTATTCCCATAGATGAGCACCAAAACACATGGTTAGTTGGCCAATATCGATACACATTGAATGAATACAGCTGGGAAATTCCTATGGGTGGTGGTAAATTAAACCATGATCTTTTGGATTCTGCAAAAAGGGAATTAAAAGAAGAAACAGGCCTAATTGCTGCAAAATGGGAGCAAATTATGCGTATCCATACATCTAATTCGGTAACAGACGAAGAAGGTTTTGTATACCTTGCTCAAAGCCTCACACAAAGTAATACTGAAAACGATCCAACCGAAAAACTCGAAATTTTAAAGTTGCCCTTCTCTCAAGCAATAGACATGGTAATGGAAGGAAAAATAACTGATGCAATAAGTATCGCTGGTTTATTAAAAGCAGGGAAAATACTTGGCATTTAA
- a CDS encoding helix-hairpin-helix domain-containing protein has product MLAQDDAQTEEFIDRLILDTDEDTDYEALLDQLYQFYQHPINLNKCDREELSSLQLLSESQLNQFFKYRNNFGKLISINELQAIPEFTPNDIRQLKPFVIITERKSNSNLFKRIKDEKNKYMFFRYQFVPETKEGFIEPEDSSKQHYFGDEAKLLYRIKISHSRDFSFGITLEKDAGERLSWSSKNKTYLADFFSWHFTLYNQGKLKALSIGDYQMQFGQGLLLSGGFQMGKGSESVQGMRRSSRGILPYTSTAEFGYFRGIAASYEFIKNTEFTTFVSRKNIDATIKSTDEGEQYASSISQTGLHRTENELARKHQIEETVTGYHFRYKLPFLELGNTTTFTKYNLPIQRETSDYNQFAFNDNKLLNTGINYSLYWNNLSFFGEAAISGHKGKGIISGVLAGFGRNMEMALVIRNYNRYFHSFYGNAISEASTAHNEKGIYWGIKLKPIKKWTVSAYYDTFKFPWLRYQADAPSGGYEYLGKIAYKPSKQLELYAQYRFENRSRNMSNEANKFDQVIPVKKGDTRFNIKYQVNKQVSIQSRIQFSDRNQEQLNSKGLVLIQDIVWDLKKVKLAARVASFDTDDYNTRQYAYEKDILYAFSIPAYYGEGIRNYIMLKWKLMKQLDCWARYAATRWYDREIVGSGTEEIQGRKRSELKFQMRYKF; this is encoded by the coding sequence GTGCTTGCACAAGATGATGCTCAAACGGAAGAGTTTATAGACAGACTCATTTTAGATACAGATGAGGATACGGATTATGAAGCTTTATTAGATCAACTTTATCAGTTTTACCAACATCCGATTAACCTAAACAAATGTGATAGAGAAGAACTATCTAGCTTGCAATTACTTTCTGAATCCCAACTAAATCAGTTTTTCAAATACAGAAACAACTTTGGTAAACTAATCAGCATAAACGAATTACAGGCAATTCCTGAGTTTACCCCCAATGATATTAGGCAACTTAAACCTTTTGTAATAATTACTGAGAGGAAAAGTAACAGCAACCTCTTTAAAAGAATAAAAGATGAGAAAAATAAATATATGTTTTTCAGGTATCAGTTTGTTCCTGAAACTAAAGAAGGTTTTATTGAACCTGAAGACTCTAGCAAACAGCATTATTTTGGTGACGAAGCTAAATTATTATACAGGATAAAAATTAGCCACAGTAGAGATTTTAGCTTTGGAATTACACTTGAAAAAGATGCAGGAGAAAGGCTAAGTTGGTCTTCTAAAAACAAAACATATTTGGCAGATTTCTTCTCATGGCACTTTACGCTCTATAATCAAGGGAAGCTTAAAGCACTCAGTATCGGAGATTACCAAATGCAATTTGGGCAAGGTTTGCTTCTTTCGGGAGGATTTCAAATGGGTAAAGGTTCCGAATCTGTACAAGGGATGCGAAGAAGCTCAAGAGGCATTCTCCCATACACTTCTACTGCTGAGTTTGGTTACTTTAGAGGCATTGCAGCCAGTTACGAATTCATCAAAAACACAGAGTTTACAACATTTGTATCTCGAAAAAATATTGATGCGACCATTAAAAGCACAGATGAAGGAGAACAATACGCCTCTTCAATCTCACAAACAGGTTTACATAGAACCGAGAATGAACTGGCAAGAAAACATCAAATCGAAGAAACTGTTACAGGTTACCATTTTAGATACAAATTACCTTTTCTAGAATTAGGTAATACTACCACTTTTACCAAGTATAATTTACCCATACAAAGAGAAACTTCAGATTACAATCAATTTGCTTTCAATGACAATAAGCTACTTAATACAGGAATCAATTATAGTCTTTACTGGAATAATCTTTCATTTTTTGGAGAAGCAGCAATATCTGGACACAAAGGAAAAGGTATTATTAGTGGTGTTTTAGCTGGTTTTGGCAGAAATATGGAAATGGCTCTGGTAATTAGAAACTACAATAGATATTTCCACAGTTTTTACGGAAATGCTATAAGTGAGGCTAGCACTGCCCACAATGAAAAGGGTATTTATTGGGGCATTAAATTAAAACCTATAAAAAAATGGACAGTTTCTGCTTATTATGACACTTTCAAATTTCCTTGGTTACGCTATCAAGCAGATGCACCCTCTGGTGGATATGAGTACTTGGGTAAAATTGCTTATAAACCCAGTAAACAACTAGAGCTATATGCTCAATATCGCTTTGAAAACAGGAGCAGAAATATGAGTAATGAAGCCAATAAATTTGATCAGGTAATACCTGTAAAAAAAGGTGATACTAGGTTTAATATCAAATATCAGGTTAATAAACAGGTGTCCATTCAGTCACGGATTCAATTTAGCGATAGAAACCAAGAACAACTCAATAGTAAAGGTCTAGTGTTGATACAAGATATTGTTTGGGATTTAAAAAAGGTAAAACTGGCTGCAAGAGTAGCTTCTTTTGATACTGACGACTACAACACCAGACAATACGCTTACGAAAAAGATATTTTGTATGCATTTTCTATACCTGCCTATTATGGCGAAGGCATTAGAAATTACATTATGCTTAAATGGAAACTGATGAAACAATTAGATTGCTGGGCAAGGTATGCTGCTACCAGATGGTATGATAGAGAGATTGTTGGCTCAGGTACAGAAGAAATTCAGGGAAGAAAAAGGTCTGAACTTAAATTTCAAATGAGGTATAAGTTCTAA
- a CDS encoding glycoside hydrolase family 3 N-terminal domain-containing protein has protein sequence MNKKLFLYLFCSQICLQFFLQFLINFELSAQRRNLPPYKNNKNDISTRVNDLLGRMTLEEKVAQLQCIWKQKNELILDMDGNFDPTKTAQNLPDGIGQIARPSESSNLNQSSNRSPRSMANFTNAIQKYFIEQSRLGIPVIFHEECLHGHMAKNATNFPVPIALASTWNTELIESIYGLIAEEARSRGGHQALSPVVDVARDPRWGRFEETYGEDPYLVSQLGIAAVNGLQGRGRGSEIDDKHMLATLKHMTGHGQPESGINIAPANISERELREIFFPPFKAAIQLANVRSIMASYNEIDGVPSHANKWLFRDILRNEWGYKGSVVSDYSGISDLYNIHHVAEGSKDAATMALTAGIDIELPDKMDYNTLTEAFRNKEIPISFLDSAVYRQLEAKFLLGLFDKPYVNPDYAERFVGSDKNSKLALEAAQKSIILLKNDYKLLPLNADDYKTIAVIGPNANKQLLGGYSDEPPYVVTALKGIQNYLQNEDIEIVYSEGCKITEDGKWADDAILFPDQVEEQRRIEHAVTIAERSDIVILVLGGNELTSREAWSDTHLGDRSSLKLLGNQERLFKRLKETGKQIITVLYNGRPLAVDNVAKNSHALLECWYLGQESGNALASVLFGEVNPSGKLPCTIPRSVGQLPIWYNEKPSARRNYIDEENTPLFPFGYGLSYTNFRYGGFTLYENTIKKNEATILDVEVTNVGEYRGDEIIQLYIRDQVSSVTRPVKELKAFQTVNLRPGQSKTITFSITPEMLKFWNIDMEYVVEPGKFDIMVGTSSTDYQTVELTVTDIE, from the coding sequence ATGAATAAGAAACTTTTCTTATATCTTTTTTGCTCGCAAATTTGCTTGCAGTTCTTCTTGCAATTTCTCATCAATTTTGAATTATCTGCACAAAGAAGAAATCTTCCTCCTTATAAAAATAACAAAAACGACATATCTACCAGAGTTAATGACTTGTTGGGCAGAATGACACTCGAAGAAAAAGTGGCGCAGTTGCAATGTATCTGGAAACAAAAAAATGAATTAATCCTAGATATGGATGGCAACTTTGACCCAACTAAAACAGCTCAAAACTTGCCAGATGGAATAGGTCAAATAGCTAGGCCTAGCGAATCTTCTAACCTCAACCAAAGCTCGAATCGCTCACCGAGAAGCATGGCAAACTTTACCAATGCCATACAAAAATATTTTATAGAACAATCTCGATTAGGTATTCCTGTAATATTTCACGAAGAATGTTTGCATGGCCACATGGCAAAAAATGCGACTAATTTTCCTGTTCCTATTGCTTTGGCAAGTACTTGGAACACAGAGTTAATCGAAAGTATTTATGGCCTCATTGCAGAAGAAGCACGCTCAAGAGGTGGACATCAGGCCTTAAGTCCAGTAGTAGATGTAGCAAGAGACCCACGTTGGGGCAGGTTTGAAGAAACTTATGGAGAAGACCCTTATTTAGTTTCGCAACTAGGCATAGCAGCAGTTAATGGCTTGCAAGGCAGAGGAAGAGGTTCAGAGATTGATGATAAGCATATGCTAGCAACTTTAAAACATATGACGGGTCATGGTCAACCTGAATCGGGAATTAACATAGCACCTGCAAATATTTCTGAAAGAGAGTTGAGAGAAATCTTTTTCCCTCCATTTAAAGCGGCTATACAATTAGCCAATGTAAGAAGTATTATGGCATCTTATAATGAAATTGATGGAGTGCCTTCTCATGCCAACAAGTGGCTTTTTAGAGATATTTTACGAAATGAATGGGGCTACAAGGGCTCAGTAGTTTCTGACTATAGTGGTATCAGTGATTTATACAATATTCATCATGTGGCAGAAGGCAGTAAAGATGCAGCAACAATGGCCTTAACAGCTGGGATAGATATTGAACTACCAGATAAAATGGATTATAATACCTTAACCGAAGCCTTTAGAAACAAAGAAATACCAATATCTTTTTTAGATAGTGCAGTTTACAGACAGCTAGAAGCCAAGTTTTTATTAGGTCTTTTTGATAAACCCTATGTGAATCCAGACTATGCAGAAAGATTTGTTGGCTCAGATAAAAACTCAAAACTGGCACTGGAAGCTGCTCAAAAATCCATCATCCTTCTAAAAAACGATTATAAATTACTTCCTCTTAATGCTGATGATTATAAAACAATTGCTGTAATTGGCCCTAATGCAAACAAGCAATTACTAGGAGGTTATAGCGACGAACCTCCTTATGTTGTTACAGCATTAAAAGGTATACAGAATTACCTGCAAAACGAAGACATTGAAATTGTTTACAGCGAGGGTTGTAAAATTACAGAAGATGGTAAATGGGCTGATGATGCTATTCTATTTCCAGATCAGGTGGAAGAACAGCGTAGAATTGAACATGCGGTAACCATCGCAGAAAGAAGCGATATAGTTATTCTGGTTTTGGGTGGGAATGAATTGACCTCTAGAGAAGCTTGGTCTGATACACATTTAGGTGATAGATCTTCCCTCAAATTACTTGGCAATCAAGAAAGGTTATTTAAAAGACTTAAAGAAACTGGAAAACAGATTATTACGGTTTTGTATAATGGCAGACCTTTGGCAGTTGATAATGTAGCTAAAAACTCGCACGCACTTTTAGAATGCTGGTATCTTGGCCAAGAAAGTGGCAATGCGCTTGCCTCTGTCCTTTTTGGCGAGGTAAACCCATCTGGTAAATTGCCTTGTACTATTCCACGATCTGTGGGGCAGTTGCCTATCTGGTATAATGAAAAGCCAAGTGCAAGAAGGAATTATATAGATGAAGAAAATACACCGCTGTTTCCATTCGGCTATGGACTCTCCTACACCAATTTTAGATATGGAGGCTTTACACTTTATGAAAATACCATCAAAAAAAATGAAGCTACGATTTTAGATGTAGAAGTAACCAATGTAGGTGAATACAGAGGTGATGAAATAATACAATTATACATTCGAGATCAGGTAAGCTCTGTAACAAGACCAGTTAAAGAATTAAAAGCTTTCCAAACTGTAAATCTTAGACCCGGCCAAAGTAAAACTATAACTTTTTCGATTACACCAGAAATGCTAAAATTCTGGAATATCGATATGGAATATGTAGTTGAACCTGGCAAGTTTGATATTATGGTGGGCACATCTTCTACCGATTACCAAACAGTAGAGCTCACTGTAACCGATATAGAATAA
- a CDS encoding glycoside hydrolase family 3 N-terminal domain-containing protein codes for MPEKAINHAINEDRDALVTKASRLIKKMSLEEKVGQMTQITITSLIETDDDGNIQRPLKLKDEEAFLNKYIGSVLNVPDKNVKPEEWRSLLQQIHDATSKTRNNIPVIYGIDSLHGANFIYGATLFPQQIGLAATWNKKLAEKQASITALETRAAGIPWNFSPVLDVARNPLWPRIWETFGEDVHLTTELGKALMKGYQKDTLASAESIATCLKHFIGYGNSISGKDRSPAWIPERFLREYFLPPFESAIKAGAPSIMINSSEINGIPVHADKYLLTDLLRQELGFNGVLLSDWQDITYLHTTHRITKDNRGSVKVAVNAGVDMCMAPFEYSFTEDLISLVEDGEVNEERIDEAVTRILVLKYKLGLFDNPMPESKVYESFGSKESADVALETARESITLLNNKRKTLPLPKDAKILITGPAANSLNALNGGWTHTWQGKDESVSTAGKQTVAEALIEKGYDGCVTFVKGCSFKKEESFDEALQKAEEVDYIVVCVGEEPYAEHFGNIHDLKLDRAQNEYVHALSKTGKPVILVVVSGRPRRIHYLVPHVSAVLMAYLPGDEGGKAIAEILFGDANPCGKLPFTYPKYANNLLTYEHKTSDEGHLDSVAEEFQPQFEFGHGLSYTRFEYFDLSLNAEKIALGETIEVSVMVTNVGKRTGKEVVQLYVRDEVASITPPVKKLKAFKKLLLEPGQSYMAVFELHTDDLAFVGRDNKWITEPGTFKVMVGGQEASFEVE; via the coding sequence ATGCCTGAAAAAGCAATCAATCATGCCATAAATGAGGATAGAGATGCTTTGGTTACAAAAGCCAGTCGCCTCATAAAAAAGATGTCTCTCGAAGAAAAAGTGGGACAAATGACCCAAATTACCATCACCTCTTTGATCGAAACTGATGATGATGGCAATATACAGAGACCATTAAAACTAAAAGACGAAGAAGCATTTTTAAATAAATATATCGGCTCAGTACTAAATGTTCCCGATAAGAATGTAAAACCCGAAGAGTGGCGAAGTTTATTGCAGCAAATACACGATGCTACATCTAAAACAAGAAATAATATTCCAGTAATATATGGAATAGACTCACTACATGGAGCAAACTTTATCTATGGAGCTACACTTTTTCCTCAACAAATAGGACTTGCAGCAACATGGAATAAGAAACTTGCAGAGAAACAAGCAAGCATTACTGCTCTTGAAACTCGTGCAGCTGGTATTCCTTGGAATTTCTCGCCTGTGTTAGATGTTGCCCGTAACCCGCTATGGCCGAGAATTTGGGAAACTTTTGGTGAAGATGTACACTTAACAACAGAGTTGGGTAAAGCCCTGATGAAAGGCTACCAAAAAGACACTTTAGCAAGTGCAGAAAGTATTGCTACTTGTCTCAAGCATTTTATTGGTTATGGAAACTCAATAAGTGGTAAAGACCGCAGCCCAGCATGGATACCAGAAAGATTCTTACGTGAATATTTCCTTCCTCCTTTTGAGTCAGCTATTAAAGCGGGAGCACCATCTATCATGATAAACTCTAGTGAAATAAATGGTATTCCAGTTCATGCTGATAAATATTTGCTTACTGATCTTTTAAGACAGGAGCTTGGTTTCAATGGTGTATTGCTTTCAGACTGGCAAGATATTACTTACCTCCACACAACTCATAGAATCACAAAAGATAATCGTGGGTCTGTAAAAGTAGCTGTTAATGCTGGAGTTGATATGTGCATGGCTCCATTTGAATATTCTTTTACAGAAGATTTAATTTCGTTGGTAGAAGATGGAGAAGTTAATGAAGAAAGAATTGATGAGGCAGTAACAAGAATCTTAGTTTTGAAATACAAATTGGGATTGTTTGACAACCCAATGCCAGAAAGTAAAGTATACGAAAGCTTTGGTTCGAAAGAAAGTGCAGACGTAGCATTAGAAACAGCTAGAGAATCAATTACCCTTCTCAATAACAAAAGAAAAACATTGCCTTTGCCTAAAGATGCAAAGATTTTAATAACAGGCCCGGCAGCTAACTCATTAAATGCACTTAACGGTGGTTGGACACACACTTGGCAAGGCAAAGATGAAAGTGTATCAACCGCTGGTAAACAGACGGTCGCAGAAGCTTTAATCGAAAAAGGATATGATGGTTGTGTGACCTTTGTAAAAGGATGTAGCTTTAAAAAAGAAGAAAGCTTTGATGAAGCTCTACAGAAAGCAGAAGAAGTAGATTACATTGTGGTGTGTGTGGGTGAAGAACCTTATGCAGAGCATTTTGGTAATATACATGATTTAAAGTTGGATAGAGCACAAAACGAATATGTGCATGCGCTCTCTAAAACAGGTAAACCTGTAATTCTGGTAGTAGTTTCTGGCAGACCACGCAGAATCCACTATTTGGTACCTCATGTTTCGGCAGTCTTAATGGCTTACCTACCCGGAGATGAAGGCGGCAAAGCCATAGCAGAAATTCTTTTTGGTGATGCAAATCCTTGTGGTAAATTGCCATTTACCTATCCTAAATATGCAAATAACTTGCTTACCTACGAGCATAAAACCAGTGACGAAGGCCACTTAGATAGTGTAGCAGAAGAGTTTCAACCTCAGTTTGAGTTTGGGCATGGGCTTAGCTATACCCGATTCGAATATTTCGATCTGTCTTTAAATGCAGAAAAGATTGCTTTAGGTGAAACTATTGAAGTTTCTGTGATGGTAACCAATGTTGGAAAAAGAACAGGAAAAGAAGTTGTTCAACTTTATGTAAGAGACGAAGTTGCCAGCATAACTCCTCCTGTAAAAAAACTGAAGGCATTTAAAAAACTTCTGCTAGAACCCGGACAAAGCTATATGGCAGTTTTCGAGTTACATACAGATGATCTGGCCTTTGTCGGAAGAGATAATAAATGGATTACCGAACCCGGAACTTTTAAAGTGATGGTAGGTGGACAAGAAGCCTCTTTCGAAGTAGAGTGA
- a CDS encoding IS1595 family transposase, translating into MEASKLPFRYWFVAIWLMGCSKKGSSACNVQRQLNHKRYEPIWAMMHKIRSAMGQRDNHYLLGGNIEVDEGFFETLVPEGQKEEERKRGRGSQKQTMAMVFAQTEVVLQPKKHRPSKRCKYFKMAVCADFTVETARNTITRHVAQNAKMITDGYSTYQSLTGEFEMDVEKVPSKQAHIKLPWVHTAIGNAKKVLQGIYQHTRPGYLQNYLDEFCYKLNRRYFENDIFDRILIACTLT; encoded by the coding sequence ATGGAAGCTTCCAAACTTCCGTTTCGCTACTGGTTCGTTGCTATCTGGCTGATGGGCTGTAGCAAGAAAGGTTCTTCTGCCTGTAATGTGCAGAGGCAGCTCAATCATAAGCGCTATGAACCTATCTGGGCAATGATGCACAAAATACGCTCTGCGATGGGCCAACGGGACAACCACTACTTGCTGGGAGGCAATATTGAGGTAGACGAAGGGTTCTTTGAAACACTAGTACCCGAGGGGCAGAAGGAAGAGGAGAGAAAGCGGGGAAGGGGGAGCCAGAAGCAGACCATGGCGATGGTCTTTGCACAGACAGAGGTGGTGCTACAGCCTAAAAAACACCGCCCTTCTAAAAGGTGCAAGTATTTCAAAATGGCTGTATGCGCTGATTTTACAGTAGAAACTGCTAGAAATACGATTACCCGGCATGTTGCCCAGAATGCCAAGATGATTACAGATGGCTATTCAACCTATCAGTCACTGACAGGAGAGTTCGAGATGGATGTGGAAAAAGTGCCCTCAAAACAGGCCCATATCAAACTACCTTGGGTACATACAGCCATTGGGAATGCAAAGAAAGTCCTACAAGGGATATATCAGCATACAAGGCCAGGGTATCTACAGAATTATCTAGATGAGTTCTGTTACAAACTCAATAGAAGATACTTTGAAAATGATATTTTTGACAGAATATTAATTGCTTGTACGCTCACTTGA
- a CDS encoding helix-turn-helix domain-containing protein, giving the protein MDRITKDTDIREYRRKLVVGLSKRGLKQQSITEVLDCSQGLVSQVLSAYEQTGISGIKKKKYLGASPKLTIAQQQELQAHLVRGGY; this is encoded by the coding sequence ATGGATAGAATAACAAAAGATACCGACATTAGAGAATACAGGAGAAAGTTAGTAGTTGGTCTATCGAAGAGAGGACTCAAACAACAAAGTATTACAGAGGTACTTGACTGTAGTCAAGGCTTAGTTAGTCAAGTTCTTTCCGCTTATGAGCAAACTGGTATTTCTGGCATCAAAAAGAAAAAATACCTAGGAGCTAGCCCAAAACTTACCATAGCTCAGCAGCAAGAACTCCAAGCTCATTTAGTCAGAGGGGGCTACTAA
- a CDS encoding winged helix-turn-helix domain-containing protein → MLSIACNILVHGTLLHQWGFSYCKPPKKEPRKNPELVKKWKKERLPNLLKTAKKEGRKVYYGDEASFFVTPKLQKCFLPQANPFPVEIWSKSFEHIFVCAAISSEGDFTYTTSKHPYKGDDIVSYLEQLLAAEPDPITLI, encoded by the coding sequence ATGCTGAGTATAGCCTGCAACATATTGGTACATGGTACACTATTACATCAATGGGGCTTTAGCTACTGCAAGCCTCCAAAGAAGGAACCCAGAAAAAATCCTGAACTCGTAAAAAAGTGGAAAAAAGAGAGATTGCCTAATTTGCTGAAAACAGCTAAAAAAGAAGGCAGGAAGGTCTATTATGGAGATGAAGCATCTTTTTTCGTTACACCAAAATTGCAAAAATGTTTTTTACCTCAAGCCAATCCCTTTCCCGTTGAGATATGGTCAAAATCTTTTGAGCATATCTTTGTTTGTGCAGCCATCAGTAGTGAGGGGGATTTTACTTATACAACCAGTAAACATCCTTACAAAGGGGACGATATTGTCTCATACTTAGAACAATTATTAGCAGCTGAACCAGATCCCATTACTTTAATTTGA
- the nspC gene encoding carboxynorspermidine decarboxylase produces MTSEIDFSKIPSPCYVLEEKRLHDNLKTMDMVQKASGAKIICALKGFAMFSTFPLVSKYLPGTTASSLHEARLGYEEFGKEVHAYSPVYLEHEFEELMSYCGHITFNSMNQWEKYKSVVAKADRKISCALRINPEYSEVTTDLYNPCIPGSRLGLTADKFGDELPEGIDGLHFHTLCESSAESLEKTLEAVEEKFGHLLHQAKWLNMGGGHAITRKGYDLDLLITLITNLKENYDLEIILEPGSAVGWETGYLLSTVVDIVENQGVKSAMLDTSFSAHMPDTIEMPYQPKIWGSEKSSEGEYVYKMGGLTCLAGDVMGNYAFEKPLEIGQQLIFDDMIHYTMVKNHTFNGVNLPSIGIWTEEGEFKLVRKFGYEDYRNRLS; encoded by the coding sequence ATGACCTCAGAAATAGATTTTTCAAAAATACCGAGTCCGTGTTATGTCCTAGAAGAGAAGAGATTGCATGATAACCTAAAAACAATGGATATGGTGCAGAAAGCTTCTGGTGCGAAAATTATTTGTGCACTTAAAGGTTTTGCCATGTTTAGTACTTTCCCTTTGGTGAGTAAATATTTACCAGGAACTACTGCCAGCTCGTTGCACGAAGCCAGATTGGGTTATGAAGAATTTGGCAAAGAGGTTCATGCTTATAGTCCAGTTTATTTGGAGCATGAGTTTGAAGAGCTAATGAGCTATTGCGGGCATATTACTTTTAACTCTATGAATCAGTGGGAGAAATATAAGTCTGTTGTTGCAAAAGCTGATCGTAAGATTTCTTGTGCGCTCAGAATTAACCCAGAATATTCAGAAGTAACTACCGATTTGTATAACCCTTGTATTCCTGGGTCAAGGTTAGGTTTAACTGCCGACAAGTTTGGCGATGAGTTACCAGAAGGAATAGATGGCTTGCATTTCCATACACTTTGTGAAAGTAGTGCAGAGTCTTTAGAAAAAACATTAGAAGCCGTAGAAGAAAAATTTGGACACTTACTACACCAAGCAAAGTGGTTAAATATGGGTGGTGGGCATGCCATTACCAGAAAAGGCTACGACCTAGACTTGCTAATTACGCTCATTACAAATCTGAAAGAAAACTACGATCTGGAAATTATTTTGGAACCGGGTAGTGCTGTAGGTTGGGAAACTGGCTATTTATTATCTACTGTAGTTGATATTGTAGAAAACCAAGGAGTGAAAAGTGCTATGCTAGACACTTCATTTTCTGCACACATGCCAGATACGATTGAGATGCCTTACCAGCCAAAGATTTGGGGATCTGAGAAGTCTTCTGAAGGGGAATATGTGTACAAAATGGGTGGTTTAACTTGTTTAGCAGGTGATGTAATGGGTAACTACGCTTTTGAAAAACCATTGGAAATCGGTCAGCAATTAATCTTTGATGATATGATTCATTATACGATGGTAAAAAACCATACTTTTAATGGTGTGAACTTGCCTTCCATCGGTATTTGGACTGAAGAAGGAGAGTTTAAGTTGGTGAGAAAATTCGGGTACGAAGATTATAGAAATAGGCTATCTTAA
- the folB gene encoding dihydroneopterin aldolase, producing the protein MGKIKLEGLEFFAYHGFYKTEREVGRKFGVDIEVTVDFSKAAIDDTLNDTINYEHVYNIVKEEMATPVKLLEFLADKICNNILLAFNNIEDVHISIKKFDPPIGGICRSATVEMLKKKDEIEK; encoded by the coding sequence ATGGGAAAAATTAAACTGGAAGGTCTGGAGTTTTTTGCCTATCATGGATTTTACAAAACCGAAAGGGAAGTAGGCCGCAAATTTGGTGTGGATATAGAAGTTACGGTTGATTTTTCTAAAGCCGCTATAGACGATACCCTCAACGATACCATCAATTACGAACATGTTTATAATATTGTAAAAGAAGAGATGGCAACTCCAGTAAAATTACTTGAGTTTCTGGCAGACAAGATTTGCAACAACATTCTTCTTGCTTTTAACAATATTGAAGATGTACATATTAGTATAAAAAAGTTTGACCCACCCATTGGAGGTATTTGCAGAAGTGCAACAGTAGAAATGCTTAAAAAGAAAGATGAGATTGAGAAGTGA